GGAAGTGGCCAGCAAGAAAGGGATTCCTTCATGTGTGAAATTCTTCGGAACTCAGACCGCGCGGGAGTTAGTAACGGAGCAAAGGCGCCCTGACCTAATCATTGGCAACAACGTCTTGGCGCACGTGCCGGACCTGAATGATTTTATCGGGGGACTCAAAATCCTTTTAGCGCCTGAGGGAATTATCACGATGGAGTTTCCTCATTTGATGCATCTTATGGCGCTGAATCAGTTTGATACAATTTATCATGAACATTTTTCATATTTTTCACTCACCACTGTGATTCAGATTTTTGAGAAGCATGGACTAACCATTTTCGACGTCGATGAAATATCAACGCATGGTGGTTCGTTACGAGTCTATGCTCGTCATGAGGAGATTCAGTCCAACCCGGTTACGGAACGATTGCAGGTGCTCAAAAAGAAGGAAGAAGCATTGGGGTTTGCGACGCTTCCTCACTACCTTTCCTTTTCTGAGAAAGCGCGAGAGACAAAACGCGCGCTTCTCGACTTCCTGATCCGTGCAAAACGTGAGGGAAAATCGGTCGTCGCCTATGGAGCCGCAGCGAAGGCCAGTACGTTGCTCAATTATTGCGGGGTGCGAGAAGACTTTGTTGATTATCTCGTGGATAGAAGCACGTACAAGCAAGGACATTGGCTTCCCGGGGTCCATATTCCCATTCACGACCCAGAGCGCGTCAAGGTAACCAAACCCGAGTATGTGTTGATTCTTGCCTGGAATCTCAAAGACGAAATTATGAAGCAGATGAGTTATGTCCGAACTTGGGGGGGGCAGTTTGTTGTGCCAATTCCAGAAGTTCGAATATGCCCCTGATAGAGAAATAGCGCATGGCTCTTGTGCTGAATGATTCTGGCGGATTGAACTTCGTAAGAGCTGGTGACGTGAAAAGCTTCGAGTCAAAGACGGGTCTTTCGGATGGTAGCGGCGAGGAGATGTATCAACTCATCGCCGAACTTTATCCGATCTGTCGGAGTATTACAGGTCAGGGCATCCGAGAAACCTTCGGGCGTATTCAACAACATATTCCGTTGACGATCACAGAAGTGCCTAGCGGAACTCAGGTTTTTGATTGGATGGTCCCGCTTGAGTGGAATATTCGGGATGCATACGTGGCTGATAGGCGAGGAATCCGAATTATTGATTTTAAACAATCCAACTTGCACGTGGTAAGTTATAGCACCCCGATTTCGGCGCGTATGTCGCTACGAGAGCTCAAAGAACACCTCTTTACATTGCCGGATCATCCGGAGTGGATTCCTTATAGAACATCCTATTACAAAGAGTCGTGGGGATTTTGTCTGAGTCATCGTCAATATCTTGAGCTTCTAGATGAGGATTATGATGTGGTGATTGACTCGTCTTTGGAGAAGGGACATTTGACCTACGGTGAATACTATTTGCCCGGGGAAACCGCAGACGAGGTGCTCATCTCATGTCATGCCTGCCATCCATCTCTCTGCAATGACAACTTATCGGGGATCGCAGTTGCGACCTTCTTGGCCAAATCGTTGCAGGCTCGTTCACGTCGATACTCCTATCGCTTCCTGTTTCTTCCGGTCACTATCGGGGCGATCACTTGGCTGGCCCTCAATCAACGACATGTATCCAACATCAAGCATGGCTTTGTTTTAACCGGTGTGGGTGATGAGGGTGGCTTCACCTACAAGAAAACTCGAGATGGTGCTGCTGACATTGATGCGGCGTTCGCCCATGTCTTACGACACTCGGGAGAGTTGTTTGAGGTTACCGAATTCATTCCTTATGGATATGATGAGCGCCAGTATGGCTCACC
This DNA window, taken from Nitrospira defluvii, encodes the following:
- a CDS encoding class I SAM-dependent methyltransferase yields the protein MSRGGCRFCGTLLQHVFLDLGMSPMANSYLKAHQLNQVEPFYPLRAFVCERCLLVQLEEFESPDHIFSNYAYFSSFSDIFLQHAKDYVDMAVERFSLGPQSYVVEIASNDGYLLQNFVKRGIQVLGIEPAKNVAEVASKKGIPSCVKFFGTQTARELVTEQRRPDLIIGNNVLAHVPDLNDFIGGLKILLAPEGIITMEFPHLMHLMALNQFDTIYHEHFSYFSLTTVIQIFEKHGLTIFDVDEISTHGGSLRVYARHEEIQSNPVTERLQVLKKKEEALGFATLPHYLSFSEKARETKRALLDFLIRAKREGKSVVAYGAAAKASTLLNYCGVREDFVDYLVDRSTYKQGHWLPGVHIPIHDPERVKVTKPEYVLILAWNLKDEIMKQMSYVRTWGGQFVVPIPEVRICP
- a CDS encoding DUF4910 domain-containing protein, yielding MYQLIAELYPICRSITGQGIRETFGRIQQHIPLTITEVPSGTQVFDWMVPLEWNIRDAYVADRRGIRIIDFKQSNLHVVSYSTPISARMSLRELKEHLFTLPDHPEWIPYRTSYYKESWGFCLSHRQYLELLDEDYDVVIDSSLEKGHLTYGEYYLPGETADEVLISCHACHPSLCNDNLSGIAVATFLAKSLQARSRRYSYRFLFLPVTIGAITWLALNQRHVSNIKHGFVLTGVGDEGGFTYKKTRDGAADIDAAFAHVLRHSGELFEVTEFIPYGYDERQYGSPGFNLPVGCFMRRANGGYPEYHTSADNLDFVKPTSLSRSLEVVRSVVEVLEANRRYVNTSPFCEPQLGKRGLYRAIGGNVTGRSAEMAFLWVLNLSDGSHTLLQIAERSGLPFSTIKLAADELEGQGLLRRSG